ACGACGGAATAATGGCGAAGACTGATCTCTGAAGTCCATTGAAGCTCTTTCCCGTATTTGCTCCAGATAAATTTTACGACGCTGTTCACTTTCTCTGAGTCTTTCAGCTAACTTCTGGGCCAGGAGTTCAGCTTCCTCCTGTTGAGCTTTGGCTCGAAACTCCTTTCTCCGCATCTGTTCCATAGCCTTTGCTTCGCGTGCAGCACTTGATGCTTTACGCTCCTCTTCCCTTCTTACCTGTGCCTCTTCCTTTTTCCTCTGTGTCTCTGCAAGGCGCTGCAACTTTTCTGCTTCAATTAGTTTCTTGCGTTCCAAAACAGCTTCTTCCCTTGCCATATCTTCTTTCTGTTTAGTTTTTAGCACTTGAAGCTTCTCAGCCCTCCTCAACTCAGAATCATGGAGTTTCTGCCGCAAGATGAGCTTTTTGTTCCCTTCATTGAGTGAAGTAATGAATCGAACTTCATTTACTTTTATGCTTTCATCGCCCGCCCTTCTCACAACTTCAGCTAGGTAAGCTTCATGTCGGGATTCACTGCGTTGGTGCCGAGCATGCATCACCTCTCGCAATTTCATACTACGCACGGATTGCCATTCATTTACGCGGTTCAGCTTCTCAGATGTTCGTTGAAGCTTTTGAactctctcattttcaagctCACTTCTAATTCTCATTGCACGTGCATGCTTTTCTTCCGCTTCTTTTTTTAAGTCAATagctgacttcttctttttctctggAGACATGAGTTTGTCGTGCAAAATGCGTGCACGCTCTGCACTTTTCCTACTCATGCCAGGTGAATGCGAGAAACGAGATGAAACTCGGTATGGAGTGGAGAGTACATCTTCCCAGTTTCTCTTCTCCTTCCAAGCATCCATGGATCTCCAGGAGCTTCCATTTCGCTTTTCCTTGTCTCTTTCAGAATGTCTCTTCAAGTGATCTATTGGCTTTAGATTTTTCTCATTGTCTCTCTTGTTCTTTCCACCGACAGATGAGGAAACCCCCTCCTTAGGAGGTAATCTAGATGCATGAGAAGCAGACTTTCCCGAATCAACGTGCCTCTTCTCTCTACTCAAATTACCCAGAGAAGAATTAGATGCATTACTCTGCTTCCTGCTTTTCTCTAATGATTCACTTAAACTGCTTTTTTTGTCACCTTTCTCATTATATGTCTCCACAACACTAGAACTTCCACAATGATGATCATAACAATTAGATGCCATTTTCTCCATCCCTGTAGCTGACAAACTAGTTCTTTCATGTTGAATTTTTCGAAAAGCCTCAAGAGATGAAGCCAGTATTTCTGCCCTGTGTGGTGAAGTTGTCATCCGGCGGACCTGCAGTTAGAGGAAAGATCATACCACTTTAACAGTTTGTCACAAAAGGAGTAGATAATCAATTTATCCATGTATCTCTGTATGTATAATAAACATTGATAACGAGGGTGGGCGTCAGGTAGTTCGGTTTGGATTCTGAAAACTTTGGTTGGAATTTTCGGTTTTCAAATTTAAGATATTACAATCCAAATCTAAAGACTGGTTAGTTTTTTAGAGTTCAGTTTCGGGATCAATAGGTTTCGTTATTTCGGATTTGTGGTTTAGGCCTATAAGTTTGGCTGCTTCTTACGAAAAAAGTGACCTCCAAAAGAGTATCCATAACTGGCCTAGGGCTTAGTTCAAGTGGTAGAGGTTGAGGGACTTGCGACTTGGGTCACAGATTCGAGCCCAGCACCATACGAACTAAGCCTAATATTTAAATGGAGAAGATTAGGGAGGCGGGCCCATTATCCTTGAGTTTTGAAGGCTGCGGTTGTTCCTAATTGGTTGGCCCCAGACGAATTTCTTGGTCATTCAAAAAAAAAGCTTTTTTTTGGGCAATAGAAAAATAGAGAATTAGATTGAACTGGACCAAATCGCgtgattttttttaatgaaacAAAAACCTTGTAAATCGAACCGAATTAACCTAAAACAGATGGAACTGACCGAATGTACACCCCAATTCGATCTCCACCATTGCTAGTGGTAGGTTACATTAAAGAGAGTGGCACCTGCAGCTTACGAATTCTAGATCCGCCTTCAGTGAACAAaataatccccccccccccccaaacacacACAAATAAGGCGCCAAAGAGGGCGATGTTGTCATGATTGTTCATCCAATTACTATCGAATAggtaaaaataaatgaaaagaaaattcaagaatcCCAATGTTGTTGCCTGCTGGGGGAAGCGTATTTGAAAAGACAGAATATATCCCTCCGTTTAACGAGCTGAAGGACTTCCCTGGCCCAAACTGTGGGCGCTACCAGTACCAAAAACCAGGTAAAAGACATGCAAAACCATTTCTTTAGCATAGATGGAATATAATAATGACTGGCCAGCAGATATTCTTGGTATGCATGCATGCATTCAAAACTGcagtttttcaacttccaaatggCTGAGATTGTTGTGTAATTTTTTACAGTTACCAATTTAAAACATTGAAAAATGAGAGCTAGAGTACTCACTTCCCATGAGAGAGCATGTGGTCTGCGATGGTTAGACTTCATGGTCAGAGGTGTTCCATCAGTCGCATGAGAACTGGATTTTTTCAGTCTCTCAAATTCCGCCACTCTTGAACTCAGTTCTTTAAAATCAGATGCAGCTTCTTCAAGAACAAGAATAGACTCTTGTGTTTGCTCCAGGTCACATTCCAGTTCACAGAGTAGGTAGAGTTCATCTACTGCCCGATTAAGATTCTCAAAGAGAAAGCACCAGAGGCGTTGCCTGAACCTTTCTTTACTTTCACCAATGCCTTCTGCATCAATACTACTCAAGTTAGAGTTTGATAAATCTTCAATAATTGAATCAACTCGTTTGCTCCTAAACTCTTCACTAGGAGACGACAGGTAAGGCTGCCCATTGTTTCCCGATCCTCCTTTATCGGGTGGCACTGGCTCAGAATCCTGTGAAGCGACCACTGTTTTTATATCCTGATCAACACTAGGCACTTCAGGGATTTCTGTGCAAGCTTCTTCAGATTCGACACTGTGCACAGTTACCCCACGAGGCCCTTCTCTGGCAGCAATGTTAAGCTTTTCGCCAGGACTGTTGCAAGTGTCACCTTTTTCAAGCTGGGTATGTCCACATTGCCCTCCAGAAAGAGGAGAAACAGCAGAAGCATTAACATCTTCTGAAGATAAATCCTTCAACTTCACACAAGTTTTTTCAACAGCTTCAATCTTGGGAGACAAAGGATTCGAGCTGACAACTTGATGGCTTTCCTCAGTAACCAATCTATTTTTCTCTAGATCAGTTGGAGAAGTGTGTACAAAGGAATcacttgtttgatcagcttttGTACTAAGCAGATCATGATTTAGAATGTCACCGAACTTAATTTCTGCTTGGACAGTACTTCCAAAATGAGATGTTAGAGCTCGATCATCCAAGTCACCCCACTTGATATTTGGTATTATGTCATGGTTAATTATTTGAGGATGTTCCTGACTGACTCCTTGATTGGAATCTGTTGGAAAACCTAAACTAACAGAATTACTACTGTGACTGACCACACATTTATCGTGCACAATCACTGCATCTTCCTTCGGAATTGAAGTAACATCATCATGCCTAATACAACGTCCACTTCCTTTTGAATGCTGAATGGCAGatttaaaattttcactttttACACTCAATGAAGACCGATTTTCTGGATTGCAAGAAGCAGTTCCTTGAGATGATCCTCCAACCCAACCATGTAGTGAAAACTTTGAACTGTGCCTGTGCTTCTGCACAAGAGGTCCACACATTGAATAACAAATAGACAAATTTTAATTGCGCAAAACGCAAGGCACTCTACATTATTGTTGATGAGAAAATTGCAGTTTAATCCTGATACATATAGCATCTGTTAATGACAAGACAACAGAGCATACAAGAAATAAGGCATTCAAATTCCAGGAAAGGTTGATTTATTGGTGAATCTCCTAAACGCAGAATTGCCAGAACTGTACTTAcctgtttttctctctttttactatttcctttcttcttcttttttgcatattttgcaaACATGTATTGCTATTAGCCACACATTCTACTCCATTCAAACCACTTAAACAGCAGTGAAGGAGTAAATTTCTTATACTTTAATAAGCTATAAGGCATAAGGATGATAAAGCAAGACGCCGTCCATTGCATTCAGTGTTCTGTGAAACAATGTTTTTTTGAACAACAATCCAGCAACACTTACTATCGTGAATCTTAGATGCCCCTGGTCTTCCATTATCTGCTTTCACCCCAGAACAGCGGAACTCACCCCATGCAGTGAAAAGAGGTGAAGGGATAGAGGGATATCTCAGTTTTTGCGATGAGCTAAATCCAGCACTTAAGAAGCATGTGCACAACACTATGGTCGCTAAAACGTACAAATGGAATTATCAGAAAGAGAAAGTGGAAGATTATAGATGAACCATGCGAtagaaaaatacaaatgtaaGAGTATTTCATTCAATAAATTTCCGTTTCAGCTTCAGCAATACGACAAAGAGAACCTATTCAGCTGCCCTTCATTTCTCTAGAGGGCTTTTCTTTGGTACCgataacaagaaagaaaatataaaactTGCCCAATTAAATCACCATCTCTTCACTAAATGCCGGTGAATATGCCCAATTCTAGTGTAATCCACCAATCCATTTTTCAGAAACATATTGAAAATGATTAGTTCTTTCTCAAATAACTAAAATTCAACTAATTCATCTACATGAATTCAGGAAAAGTTCAATCCTTTGATACTTTTTCTAATAAAAGAATACCTGAAACACCAGATTATCAGGAGGTACGTTCTTGACATTAGGCCAGTGACACGACTCAAACATGGTTTATAATTATTTGCATTCTACTATTAAACCCATTTTCATTCATCATCTTTCAGCTTAAACATAAAATTAAAACGATTTAAAAGCTGAATTAATTAATATTGAGAGATGGATGTGTGAAAAGTCCAGACCTTTTTAACTTGCATCCATCCAGAGCCTTCTTGATCATCCCCTCCTTCACTGCTCTCCATTAAACAACAATAGattcccaaccccaaaataaAATACCTTTACATTAATCACTAATTTGCAACACtagtaaaaaaatataaaaagaaccccccccccccccccgccggCCCCTCGCCCAAACAAATAAATAATGTGATCCTTCTGAACAAAAAATAACGCCTTTCCTAATCTTATTAAAAGATACAAGctctaaatatatattttaaaaaaaaaaaaaaaaaaaagaatgcaGAACAGCGACCGAAATATGATTTTGAGGAATATGGGTATCCAAATTCGATAAAAATGGGGCTGAAATTTGAGTAATAAAAGAAGAGTCTTGATGAAAATAAATAACCAGGAATGAACTTTGTTGGAAACTCCAAAGAGCTGAACTTTTAATCGTTGTTTTTCTTCCtttaattttttccaattttctagGGTTTTGGGAGAGTGACGACCTCCATTAAAGAACCTAGCTGCATAAGAGAATGTGCTGAGAATagttaaattaaattttttattccGGGGGCATTGATTTTCTGTGAGGAAGAAGATGGTGTCTTCGtgacttttttttttactaatatATCCTCAAATTTTGTCCATATTGACATTGAGgtcccctttttttttttaatttaaccaAGTCTTCCGTATCTCCATAATGATTGAACTTTAAGCCAATCACAAGGGTTCCACTTGTTAAAGGGTGGGGCCCTTTTACAATTGCTGGAATTCTGGCACCTATGGTCTAGGGTTCGAGGACGGTGGAGAGAATGAGCGAGGTGTTATGTtaggtttttttcttctttttgtattttatgtttgGTTTATTTTTTGTACTTTTATTTCCTATTCGATTCGATGTTTGAATTCGTATCCGAAAGTTTAACATTGAGAGGTAAAATGATATTTAAATTTGCGTATGAAAATTCAATATTGGGAGGTAAAGTTTTCCTAACCAACGACTTTATACTTAGAACTTGAATTTGAGATATTTAATTAAATAAGAATGAATAAATATTTATTACTCCACTACACCTCTATTGATTCGGTAATGCCAAAAGAACAATGTACATCTATGTGTTTGGGTTCCCTTCCTTTTCATATCGAGCAGATGCTTCAATTGAAATCTTGGTTTTCAGAGATCAAATTTTAATCTGAATAGCTAGCATTGAATGCAAGAACTAAAAAACTATCTCATATTAATAATTTAACCATAAAATAAATTACTTCCTCGGGGTAATTTAGTAAAACTCATTCTAATATTTAAGGATATGTATGAGGGAGCGAAGACTCGGGTGAGGACCGCGAGAAGTGACTCAGATTATTTTTCAATggagatggggttgcatcagggatcGGCTCTTAGCCTGTTTTTGTATGCCTTAGCATTAGATGTGCTGACCCGACACATGCAAAGGGAGGTGTCATGGTGTATGCTATTCGCTGATGACATAATATTGCTTGACGAGACGCGAGGCGGAGTTAACGCTAGGTTGGAAGTTTGGAGACAGACACTGGAgtttaaaggtttcaagttgagtatgTTAAAAACTGAGTATTTGGAATACAAGTTTAGTGATGGGTTGCATGAAGAAGAAGTGGAAGTGAAGATTGgtactcaagtcatccctaaaagagatagtttcaagtatcttggagCTATTATTCAAGGCaatggggagattgacgaggatgttactCATCGTATTGGAGTAGGGTGGATGAGATAATTCGCCCTAGGGGTTTTGTGTGATATGAATGTACCACCTGgacttaagggcaagttctacagagtggtggttagaccaaCTATATTGTATGGAGTTGAGTGCTAGCATGTCAAAAAGTCTCATGTCTAGAAAatgaaagtagctgaaatgaggatgttgagatggatgtgtgggcataccaggAAGGAAATGATTAGGgatgaagttattagggacatGGTAGGAGTGACATCTATGGAGGACAAGTTGCGGGAATTtaggttgagatggttcgggcatgtgaaaaGGAAAGACATAGATGCACCGGTCAGGAGGTGTGAGGGGTTATCCATGGTTGGTCTGCGGAGGGGAAGGAGTAGGCTTAAGAACTATTGGGGAGAGGTTATTAGGCAGGACATGTCATTGCTTCAACTTACCGAGGATATGACCATCGATAGGAAGATATAGAGGCCGAGGATTATGATTGTAGGTTGACAGTTAGTAGTGTGTTCCTCCTATGCTTACCAGTAGTGCTAAGACTATTTTTGTAACCCCATACACCGTTTATGAGATTTCACcgaatttgttattgttgttgttgttcattcTAATATTTTAACTTTAAGTATATCTTAATCAAAAAAAGTATCAAAAAACTAAGATCGATAATAAGAGACATGAAATCAGCTCGCATTCATCGCATGATGACAAAATGAAAAAACTAAGAGttcgtttggattagctgattatAAATAATTGATAAGCTTGAAGTGCTGAAACTAACTTTTTAAATAAgcatttacgtgtttggatagacgtgttgaaactgataataagcagTTGATATGTTTGGTAGAAAAGTGCTGATAAGCTATTCTattattaaaatgactaaaatacccttaaaaactttacaaaagattatatattaaaaagtttctttataaagaaaatgatgaacaaCGAATATAGAATGatgaaaaagttaaaaaattattttgaaaaaagattttgtgaattaaaaatattattaaggataaattaGTAAAAGCCTCGGTCAAACTAAAAttgcttataagctgaaaagtCATAAGTTGGGGTGACTAAGAGCCCGTTTGAATTAGCTGCTTGTAAATAGCTGATAAGTTTAAAGTGCtgaaaagtatttttaagtgctgaaactgatattttaaataagcatttacgtgtttggataggTGTGCTGAAACTAATAATAAACAATTGATGTGTTTGGTAGAAAAATGCTGATAAATTATTCTTTTGTTAAAAAgactaaaatatccttaaaaaattttagaaaagattataaattaaaaagtttctttgtaaagaaaaagaTGAACAAGGAATATGGGATGAAAATAAAGTTAGaacatttattttgggaaaaatattttgtgaattaaaaattattattaagcatAAACCAGTAAAAGTCTTGGTCAAacaaaaagtgcttataagttgaaaagccataagttggaggtgaccaacttatgacttatggCTCATTTTAGCTGATGAGCACTTTGGGTATTTACCAAACGCgtaaataagacaaaaagtgcttataagcagTTTGTTCAGCTTATAaagccaaacaccctctaactTATAACTTATGactgattttagcttataagtACTTTGAgtgtttaccaaacgcgtagataagccaaaaatacttataagccagtttgaccaaCTTATAGGCTTAGCCAACACCCTCTAAACTCTTGAAGATGCATACTACTcaatcatactatattataagcatGAAAATCAAAAGTTGAATGTGAAAGACTAATATAACCCTATAATATTATTGGACTTTTATGCCATTAAGagttatattaatatttaataatacATCCAATATTAATAAAAgaacggaaaagggccaaaatgCCCTTGAACTATCTGAAATAGTTCAAAAATACCCTTCGTTTGTTTTTGGTACCAAACATATCCTTGCCGTCTATTTCTTGGACCACAAATGCCCTTAAACTGTTAGTCTTGTCATTGAAGGTGACATGACAGTCCAACTGGGTTAGATTTGCTTATATGACCATCCACCTAAACAATCCAACATGgcaaaattatttttccgaatgttttttaaaaatacaaaatcaacacttattccgaaaaaagtaaaaaaattctggaaaaattattttccgaaaaaataattttcgaaaaaaatattttccggatttaaaaaaaatacaaaatcaataCTTGTttagaaaaaaaagtaaaaaaaaaaaccgaaaaaataattttccgaaaaaatatttttttcggaaatattttactttttttcataataagtgttgattttgcattttaataaaaattttcgaaataaataattttccAGAAAGTGTTGATTTTGTGGTCCAAATGCCATTAAACAGTTATTTTTCCGGAAATAATTTTTCCGAAAATAATTTTTCCGGaattgtttttactttttttcggaataagtgttgattttgtattttttttaaaatccgaaaaaaaaaaatttcggaaaataattttttcagaatttttttacttttttgggaataagtgttgattttgtatttttaaaaaaaattcggaaaaataattttgcCATGTTGGATTGCTTAGGTGGATGGCCATGTAAGCAAATCTAACCCAGTTGGATTGTTGTGTCACCTTCAATGACAATACTAACAATTTAAGGGCATTTGTGGTCCAAAAAATAGACGGCAAGgatatttttggtaccaaaaaacaaatgaaaggcatttttgagctattttagATAGTTCAAGGgcatttttggcccttttccgatAAAAGAATATGTAAGCTCTAAAAGTTAGTTTTGTAACATTAAATTTGCCTTGAGATTGTCAAAGAATTTATTAAGGTACATGCATCTAAATTCTTCACTATATAAAGTTAAGCTCTTTAATTTCTCATGCgtataatactccctccgttcacttttaattATCCATTATACTAAAAATACATTTTAACTTTTACCTATCCACTAtaataaatcaagaaaaaaataatttttttatattgtttACCATTATCATTAACTACTCATTCCCCAAACCAGTTCCCAATTCTTTTGAAAATCCTATCCTTATTATgggtaaaattaaaaatacatttcatttattttttctaaaagaGAGTGCAAAATCAAAAGTGAACAACTAAAattgaacggagggagtaatttttATAGATATCATTTACAGTTCTtatattttatcttcttcttctatttttcttagcTTAAATATTCAGATTGTTATAATTTTTAAGTGAAAATCTTTTCTTATAAATGCAATCATGATTCAAAGAGTTTACTATTCATGTACAAAACAATGTAATTTTGTCAATTTTGTACTAATTATATGGAATACACGTACAACGCACGTGCAGAACTAATATAATAAAATTGAGGTGAAATCTTGATTTTAGTTCAAGAATAATTGAAGATCTTGCAATATAGTATCACGGTGAATACGAACATTAAGTGTGAAAGCTTTCCGGTGTGGCCATGTCGGTGGACACTGCAGTCTGCAGATATTAAAGCATTTTATGATCAAATTAAATGAATGATTAAATGTTCTTCCCTTTCCGAGTGGTGGGATCCAAAACTATTACAACAAAGTTTTTGAAATACAATTCACACAATCAGTACCCAATGCTTGAAATCTTATTACTGGTTTCGGTTTTTTGTATGTATCGTGTAATTATGGTCAATATTTTGACTAATGGaatccatctcacataagcataagcatctttgcagaatatagactttgttggcaatattctttgggacccaaaaatattgcattgtgtggtgtACATCATTttcacaagttgtatctcttcttttacacctaaaaGGCCAATGCtttttttgcctataaaaagaaaggccattagttcattttaaagacaagagtgagttgctctagtggtgagtaCCTTCCACTTCCAACAAAGAGGTTGTgaattcgagtcaccccaagagcaaggtggggagttcttagagggagggagtcgagggtctatcgaaaataacctctctaccatagggtaggggtaaggtccgcgtacacactaccctccccataccccactagttgttgttgttgttattgttgttgttgttgttgttgtattagttcattttagacacaccaacaatacttgagtcttcatttcttgtttcttccttttctcctttattaagagtgttttgtatgagagttagtgttgtGAAGTatttgtgtgaaccctttctttgaaGTGATCTTGTGAGATTATTCTCTTaaggtatttgggattaattagagtgtttactctaattttgtactctcttttgtactcatattggtatagtgaaattgctcctctccgcttgtggacgtatgTCACTTTGATTGAATCACGTTAAATTGgtgtcttcttcatcttctttaattgccgttattatcaacttgcattgtctttgttattgtcattataatgTTATTTGGCTAAATTCCGTACTACcagggttcccgatcctaacaaattggtatcagagccgtaTCTAACCAGGTTTGTTTCAGTAGCCAATATGACTTTAACAAAGACTTATGTTTAGAAATTTGatcgaagtgcaaacttcggaatgtgaAAATTAAAAATGGAGACTATCCCAATTCAGGATGAGTTAGATttggcgttgcaaggaaaggagaagaagccggataaaatgacggatgagGAGTTTACCGTCATAGATAAAAAGGCAAAAGCAtgtatcattttaaatctctcaaatgaggttttacgtgaagtttctgtagaaaccacaACCAAAGGTATGTGAGAAAAattaaaaaccttatatatgaagaggacggtggaaaatagattttacctgaagcagaagctttatacaatttgtatgggtgaaggtacctttattctctctcatcttgacacctttgattccattcttatggatttgaataatatagatgctgaaattaaagatgaggatcaagccgtgttactgctttgttctctacccccatcttttaagcatataagagatactatgctttatgcaaaggataatatctcttataaggatattaaatctatcttaaaatcaaaagaacagatagatagtgatattactggggaagctagtggaactcaagcggaagttggcttgtttgttaggggcaaatccgactccatatccagatacaataatttagagtgt
This DNA window, taken from Nicotiana tabacum cultivar K326 chromosome 4, ASM71507v2, whole genome shotgun sequence, encodes the following:
- the LOC107803053 gene encoding uncharacterized protein LOC107803053 isoform X1, whose product is MESSEGGDDQEGSGWMQVKKKHRHSSKFSLHGWVGGSSQGTASCNPENRSSLSVKSENFKSAIQHSKGSGRCIRHDDVTSIPKEDAVIVHDKCVVSHSSNSVSLGFPTDSNQGVSQEHPQIINHDIIPNIKWGDLDDRALTSHFGSTVQAEIKFGDILNHDLLSTKADQTSDSFVHTSPTDLEKNRLVTEESHQVVSSNPLSPKIEAVEKTCVKLKDLSSEDVNASAVSPLSGGQCGHTQLEKGDTCNSPGEKLNIAAREGPRGVTVHSVESEEACTEIPEVPSVDQDIKTVVASQDSEPVPPDKGGSGNNGQPYLSSPSEEFRSKRVDSIIEDLSNSNLSSIDAEGIGESKERFRQRLWCFLFENLNRAVDELYLLCELECDLEQTQESILVLEEAASDFKELSSRVAEFERLKKSSSHATDGTPLTMKSNHRRPHALSWEVRRMTTSPHRAEILASSLEAFRKIQHERTSLSATGMEKMASNCYDHHCGSSSVVETYNEKGDKKSSLSESLEKSRKQSNASNSSLGNLSREKRHVDSGKSASHASRLPPKEGVSSSVGGKNKRDNEKNLKPIDHLKRHSERDKEKRNGSSWRSMDAWKEKRNWEDVLSTPYRVSSRFSHSPGMSRKSAERARILHDKLMSPEKKKKSAIDLKKEAEEKHARAMRIRSELENERVQKLQRTSEKLNRVNEWQSVRSMKLREVMHARHQRSESRHEAYLAEVVRRAGDESIKVNEVRFITSLNEGNKKLILRQKLHDSELRRAEKLQVLKTKQKEDMAREEAVLERKKLIEAEKLQRLAETQRKKEEAQVRREEERKASSAAREAKAMEQMRRKEFRAKAQQEEAELLAQKLAERLRESEQRRKIYLEQIRERASMDFRDQSSPLFRRSVAKEGQGRSTPISNCEDNNENSGVAPEGSTLATGHMATQHSLKRRIKRIRQRLMALKYDFPEPSIGGTENAGFVYRTAVANARAKIAKWLQELQRLRQARKEGAASFGLITAEIIKFLEGRDAELQASRQAGLVDFIASALPASHTSKPESCQVTLYLLRLLKVVLSAAANKGYFLAQNLLPPIIPMLAAALENYIKIAASSNGSASANLVSCKTSTDRLELISEILDGFLWTAAAIIGHASSDERALQLQDGLIELVIAYQVIHRLRDLFALYDRPPVEGSPFPSSILLGVNLLAVLTSRFRNVSSITCKNFPTVSTRSNEKNNIELAEAADLKSSSPLCNSQNDGKLVFPAVNGGVASSLPDVPEDRPLDEFSKIKENEGSVVIDRNSDKVDLLAANTETADVLQESTTIVTYDTLQMVEKKSQDNSKGHISGNASVLKQAVKFLLSAISETGLVCLPSMLTAVLLQANNRCSEQASFVLPSNFEDVATGVLKVLNNLALIDISFVQKMLARPDLKMEFFHLMSFLLSHCTSKWGGATDQIGLLLLESLSLLSYFSLFHHENQAVLRWGKSPTILHKVCDLPFVFFSDPELMPVLAGTMVAACFGCEQNKDVIQQELSPDMLLALLKACRSNLPSPDSFAVPNNPSLDEAVASAQLVPESKNLQVDVPLRSNRNNQRNARVLSQRGGPLPTTKTGRIRSLRDNKVLKPCEGKGLKSNSSVPESTAAWMLHSRLSTDVLDKAEQFFAAVTCNENGEL
- the LOC107803053 gene encoding uncharacterized protein LOC107803053 isoform X2; translation: MEDQGHLRFTIKHRHSSKFSLHGWVGGSSQGTASCNPENRSSLSVKSENFKSAIQHSKGSGRCIRHDDVTSIPKEDAVIVHDKCVVSHSSNSVSLGFPTDSNQGVSQEHPQIINHDIIPNIKWGDLDDRALTSHFGSTVQAEIKFGDILNHDLLSTKADQTSDSFVHTSPTDLEKNRLVTEESHQVVSSNPLSPKIEAVEKTCVKLKDLSSEDVNASAVSPLSGGQCGHTQLEKGDTCNSPGEKLNIAAREGPRGVTVHSVESEEACTEIPEVPSVDQDIKTVVASQDSEPVPPDKGGSGNNGQPYLSSPSEEFRSKRVDSIIEDLSNSNLSSIDAEGIGESKERFRQRLWCFLFENLNRAVDELYLLCELECDLEQTQESILVLEEAASDFKELSSRVAEFERLKKSSSHATDGTPLTMKSNHRRPHALSWEVRRMTTSPHRAEILASSLEAFRKIQHERTSLSATGMEKMASNCYDHHCGSSSVVETYNEKGDKKSSLSESLEKSRKQSNASNSSLGNLSREKRHVDSGKSASHASRLPPKEGVSSSVGGKNKRDNEKNLKPIDHLKRHSERDKEKRNGSSWRSMDAWKEKRNWEDVLSTPYRVSSRFSHSPGMSRKSAERARILHDKLMSPEKKKKSAIDLKKEAEEKHARAMRIRSELENERVQKLQRTSEKLNRVNEWQSVRSMKLREVMHARHQRSESRHEAYLAEVVRRAGDESIKVNEVRFITSLNEGNKKLILRQKLHDSELRRAEKLQVLKTKQKEDMAREEAVLERKKLIEAEKLQRLAETQRKKEEAQVRREEERKASSAAREAKAMEQMRRKEFRAKAQQEEAELLAQKLAERLRESEQRRKIYLEQIRERASMDFRDQSSPLFRRSVAKEGQGRSTPISNCEDNNENSGVAPEGSTLATGHMATQHSLKRRIKRIRQRLMALKYDFPEPSIGGTENAGFVYRTAVANARAKIAKWLQELQRLRQARKEGAASFGLITAEIIKFLEGRDAELQASRQAGLVDFIASALPASHTSKPESCQVTLYLLRLLKVVLSAAANKGYFLAQNLLPPIIPMLAAALENYIKIAASSNGSASANLVSCKTSTDRLELISEILDGFLWTAAAIIGHASSDERALQLQDGLIELVIAYQVIHRLRDLFALYDRPPVEGSPFPSSILLGVNLLAVLTSRFRNVSSITCKNFPTVSTRSNEKNNIELAEAADLKSSSPLCNSQNDGKLVFPAVNGGVASSLPDVPEDRPLDEFSKIKENEGSVVIDRNSDKVDLLAANTETADVLQESTTIVTYDTLQMVEKKSQDNSKGHISGNASVLKQAVKFLLSAISETGLVCLPSMLTAVLLQANNRCSEQASFVLPSNFEDVATGVLKVLNNLALIDISFVQKMLARPDLKMEFFHLMSFLLSHCTSKWGGATDQIGLLLLESLSLLSYFSLFHHENQAVLRWGKSPTILHKVCDLPFVFFSDPELMPVLAGTMVAACFGCEQNKDVIQQELSPDMLLALLKACRSNLPSPDSFAVPNNPSLDEAVASAQLVPESKNLQVDVPLRSNRNNQRNARVLSQRGGPLPTTKTGRIRSLRDNKVLKPCEGKGLKSNSSVPESTAAWMLHSRLSTDVLDKAEQFFAAVTCNENGEL